A window of Vulgatibacter sp. genomic DNA:
CCGGCAGGCTGCAACTGGGACCTGGAGGGCAACCCCGGCATCGATCACCACGGCCAGACCACACCCGCCTTCGTTCCCGAAGAGGGGAAGGAGATCCGGATGAGCGTGCAGGATCCGTCCGGCTGCTCGGCGAACCTCTACCTCACCTTCGACGTGCGCGAGCCGCCTTCGGTGGATGCGGGCCCCGACCGCCGGGTCGGCCGCGGCGAGCTGGTGGATCTGGGAACGCCCGGCGGGCCGGGCTACGCCTACGGCTGGACCTGCGACAACTGGTCCTGCGGCCTCTCCGACGCGACGGCCCCCGAGCCGTGGGCGCTGCCCGAGGGCAATACCGCCTACACCCTCACCGTCTCGGACGGGGTCTGCACCGTCACCGACACCGCCCTCGTCACCGTCGGTCCCCGCGTGATCGCGACGACGCCGGCGGACGGCGAAACCTGGTTCGCGGACGGCAAGCTTTGGCTCCGCTTCGACAGCGCGATGGATCGCAACAGCTTCAACGGGAACGTGCGCCTCCTCGACGCGCAGACCGGGAATGCTGCCTCGATCTCCACGCGCTGGGACGGCGGCACCAAGAGCCTGGTGGTGACACCCACAGGCCTCGTCTCGGGGCGGGCCTATCTCCTCGAGGTGGACGGCGGCGACGCAGGCGTGCGCAGCGCGGCGAGCGACACCCTCCACGCCGACCACACGCTGGCGTTCACGGCGGGTCCCCCCGGCGACGGAGTTGCGCCGCGCGTCGCGTACAAGCAGCCGACGCTCGGTGCGACCGGCGTGCTGCCGACCACCGACGTGGTGGTGACCTTCGACGAGCCGCTCGATCCCGGCTCGGTCGGCGCAGGCACCTTCTACATCTCCGGTGTCCCGGCGGAGGTCAGCTACGATCCGAGGAGCTGGACCGCCACCCTGAAGCCCCTCGATCCCCTCGCCCGGGGCGCGACCTACCGGGTGGAGGTGCGCGGGATCCGCGACGTATCCGGGGCGGCAGCCGATTTCTCCTGGCAATTCACCACCGGCAACACCCTCGACACCACGCCGCCTCGGGCGATCGGCGCCCAGCCCGCGGCAGGTGCGTCGGCGGTGGATCCCTTCTCCCCCGCCACCGTCGGTTTCGACGAGGCGATCGATGCATCCAGCCTCGCCGGCATCCGGCTCATCGACGACACCAGCGGGATGCCGGTGGCAGCGGAGGTCTTCTGGGACGAGGAGAATCGGCTCGCCAGCCTGGTGCCCCGGCAGCTCCTCTCGCCGGGGAGCCGCTACCGCCTCGAGGTCGCGGGGATCCGGGACCAGGCGGGCAACGTGATGGGCGGGGTCCTCGCCCACACCTTCACCACCCAGGACGCGCTGCTGGTGGAGAACTTCGAGGGGGCCCTCGCCGGATGGTCGACCAGCGGCGCCTGGGGGATCGACACCGACGCGACCTACGCGGGAAACGCGGGCCTCTCGGACAGCCCCGACGCCTGCGGTTGCACCGACGCCGCGGCGACCACACCGCCCATCGACGTCGGCGGGAAGCGCTCGGTGGTCGTGAGCTACTGGTCGAGGCAGAGCCTCGCCACCGACGGAAGCGACGCGGCCCACCTCGAATACTCCCTCGACGGCGGGACATGGATCCCTGCGGCGAGCCTGTCGGGACCGGCTGGCTGGCAGCTCCGCTCCCACGTGATCGACACGGGATCCCGGTCGAGCCAGCTCCAGCTCCGCTTCCGTCTCGACGTCGACGGGGCTGCGAACCTCGACGGTTGGTTCGTCGATCAGCTCCTCGTCCGCTGAGCGCCAGCGGGGCGAGTGGGCAACGTACGAGCCCCGCGGGAGAGTGGCAGCCGGGCCGGCCCGGCTGCCGTTCCCCCACGCGCCGCCGCAACCCGCCGGGATCGCGGCGGCGCCAGGCGGCACGGGCCGCGCACCCTCCCCCTCCACCCGCCGGACGGACCGGCGGCAATTGGCCTGGAGGGAAGCATGGAGGGTACGGGAAGGAAGAAGTGGGCGGTCTACACGATCCGTGAGCGCAGTGGTCTCGAGAAGCCGATCTGGCTCCGGGTGGGCATCGCCTTCGTGAACCGCGACGGTTCCTTCAGCCTCTACCTCGACGCGCAGCCGCTCGACGGCAAGCTGCACATGCGGGAGTGGCGGGAAGAGGCGCCGCAGCACAACGAGTCCTCGAACGGGATCGGCCGCAGCCACGGCGCCGTCGCCACCCCGCTTCCGCTCGCTGCTGCAGAAGCGGCGTTCTGATGGAGGCGGCGATGGTTCTCGCACGTTGCGCCGCGCTGGCGGCGCTGCTCCTCGGCCTGGCGGGCTTCGCCGGTGACGCTGCTGCAGCCTCCCGGAAGGGAGGCGAGCTCGTCGGCTCGCTCAACCTCAACACCGCCACCGCCGAGCAGCTCGCCCTGCTCCCCGGCGTCGGCCCCGCCACCGCGCGGCGGATCATCGAGATGCGGCAGAAACGGCCCTTCCAGCGTCCGTGGGAGATCATCCGGGTGAAGGGGATCGGGCCGGCGTTCTTCCGCAAGCACAAGGAGCGGCTCAAGGTGGACGGTCCCACCGACCTCGCCTGGATGGAGGTGCGGCGCGGGCAGACGACCCTCTCCGCCGCGCGCTGAAGCGGCCCGACGCATCAGGCGGCCCGGCTTCCTTCCGAGGAGGCCGGGCCGCTCTCGTTGCGGCGAACGTCACCGAGCCGAGCTCCTCGGCGCCTCGTCGCCTCGCGAGCCGCGGCGTGGTCACGTGATCGCTCCCGAGCCGAGCCGGCGGATCGCGACGGACCCGATGACCGTGCTCACGAAGCGCGAGGCGTCGTGGCGCATCATCGGAGGGCGGGTGGCAACGCGGTGGTCGAGCGGCCGATCCGCACGATGAAGGAAGAAGTCTGGCTGCGCGACTGGAACAGCGCGGCCGAGGTGCGCGAGGCGCCGCTCGCCAGGATTGCCCGCTATGGCACCGAGCGTCCGCACCAGGCGCTGGGCTGGCTCACCCCCGCCGAGTACCGCGCTGCGACGCGCAGGGGATGCAAGAAGCTGCGCGATGCTCGCCCGTACGAACGAGCGCGCGGCGCCGCAGGAGCGGAACCGTCCGGCGCGCCGGGTCGCAAAGGCTCACGCCGCGCGTGCGATGCTGGTGGCGGCCGATCCGACGGCTACCTCTCCGGAGAAGAGGCGCCCATCGACCGAGTAGGCGCCGCTACCCTTGATCGCGACAACTGCCGAGAGGGCGAGCGCGAGCAGGTGGTACTCGTAGCCCTCCGCGCCCGTCGGCATCGCGCCGAACCAATTCATGAAGAAGCCGTGCTGCACGTGGGTGCTCGCTGCGCCGAGCATGAGCCCGCCGATTCCCAGCGCGGCATACCGCCCGCCGATCCCGAGCACGAGGGCTATCGGCGCGATCAGCTCCGTCACGATCGCAAGCGCCGCCAGCGGAGTGGGGAAGCCGAGCGTCTCCGTCATCCAGCCGAAGGTCCCGCCGAATCCGTAGCCGCCGAACCAGCCGAGGGCATGCTGGGCGCCGTGGGGGAACATCACGAACCCGAGGACGAGCCGGGCGATCAGGGGCCCGGAATCGTTGGTCGTCGAGAGAAGCCTACGCAACATGGTGTGCCTCCGCGAATGGGTTCGTGGGGATTAGCGCTCGAGGGGGAAGCCTGCCGCTTCCCAGTCCTTCTTGCCGTCGACGTACACGCGCACGCTGCCGTAGCCGAGCGCTTCCAGCTCCCGCGCCGCGAGCGTCGAGTTCTCGCACGTCTCGCTGGCGCAATAGACGACGACGTTGGCGCCCTTGTCGCCGAGCAACTTCGGGGCGAGGGTTGCCACCTGGTCGTGGGGGAAGTTGCGGGCGCCGGGGAGATGGCCCGCCGAGTAGTACTTCTCGGGC
This region includes:
- a CDS encoding Ig-like domain-containing protein, which produces MILDASGSRDADGKPVANFAWDVDGVSGTTESTSSRIGPYTATGTPARITVTDSFGCTASLAQEIRVGHRPEPVATFTRGGRTICAGESVVIDCLASTSADGGPPAGCNWDLEGNPGIDHHGQTTPAFVPEEGKEIRMSVQDPSGCSANLYLTFDVREPPSVDAGPDRRVGRGELVDLGTPGGPGYAYGWTCDNWSCGLSDATAPEPWALPEGNTAYTLTVSDGVCTVTDTALVTVGPRVIATTPADGETWFADGKLWLRFDSAMDRNSFNGNVRLLDAQTGNAASISTRWDGGTKSLVVTPTGLVSGRAYLLEVDGGDAGVRSAASDTLHADHTLAFTAGPPGDGVAPRVAYKQPTLGATGVLPTTDVVVTFDEPLDPGSVGAGTFYISGVPAEVSYDPRSWTATLKPLDPLARGATYRVEVRGIRDVSGAAADFSWQFTTGNTLDTTPPRAIGAQPAAGASAVDPFSPATVGFDEAIDASSLAGIRLIDDTSGMPVAAEVFWDEENRLASLVPRQLLSPGSRYRLEVAGIRDQAGNVMGGVLAHTFTTQDALLVENFEGALAGWSTSGAWGIDTDATYAGNAGLSDSPDACGCTDAAATTPPIDVGGKRSVVVSYWSRQSLATDGSDAAHLEYSLDGGTWIPAASLSGPAGWQLRSHVIDTGSRSSQLQLRFRLDVDGAANLDGWFVDQLLVR
- a CDS encoding ComEA family DNA-binding protein; its protein translation is MVLARCAALAALLLGLAGFAGDAAAASRKGGELVGSLNLNTATAEQLALLPGVGPATARRIIEMRQKRPFQRPWEIIRVKGIGPAFFRKHKERLKVDGPTDLAWMEVRRGQTTLSAAR
- a CDS encoding DoxX family protein — encoded protein: MLRRLLSTTNDSGPLIARLVLGFVMFPHGAQHALGWFGGYGFGGTFGWMTETLGFPTPLAALAIVTELIAPIALVLGIGGRYAALGIGGLMLGAASTHVQHGFFMNWFGAMPTGAEGYEYHLLALALSAVVAIKGSGAYSVDGRLFSGEVAVGSAATSIARAA
- a CDS encoding rhodanese-like domain-containing protein; its protein translation is MKTIKRDELKAILDRGEAITLLEALPEKYYSAGHLPGARNFPHDQVATLAPKLLGDKGANVVVYCASETCENSTLAARELEALGYGSVRVYVDGKKDWEAAGFPLER